In the Lysinibacillus sp. PLM2 genome, one interval contains:
- a CDS encoding mannose-1-phosphate guanylyltransferase, whose amino-acid sequence MKLILLSGGSGTRLWPLSNDSRAKQFLKVLRNESTGELESMVQRVYRQLLKIVTPKDIIVATNSAQVDMLRNQLGDIPIVVEPERRDTFPAIALSCTYLFNTLGVQLDEIVGVMSVDAFVDVAFYHKVKELEKLVVETNTEIGLLGIKPTYPSSKYGYLIPKEHKEYMQVGRFVEKPSEGEAEVLIDDGAYWNSGVFAFPLQLILKKLVSHNFSTDYDQLLKEFSSLPKNSFDYEVVEHLSNIVALTYDGYWKDLGTWNTLTEEMSQQVIGNGGLSEDSVNTHIINELDLPVKVLGISNAVVAVSADGILVTDKPASSRMKDMLHEGLFSRPMFEERRWGWYRVLDFTKKDNREILTKRLCIKAEKNLSYQYHNSREEIWTIISGEALFIQDGDIRKILPGETLHIPVGSKHSLFAIEDTEIIEVQIGEAIIEEDIVRLEYVWDIITVTQ is encoded by the coding sequence ATGAAACTTATATTATTATCAGGCGGATCAGGAACTAGACTTTGGCCACTTTCAAATGATTCAAGAGCAAAACAGTTTTTAAAAGTTCTTCGTAATGAATCAACCGGTGAACTCGAATCAATGGTTCAAAGAGTATATAGACAATTGTTAAAAATTGTCACTCCAAAAGATATTATTGTTGCAACAAATTCTGCACAAGTCGATATGCTCCGCAATCAATTAGGGGATATTCCGATTGTTGTGGAGCCTGAGAGACGAGATACATTTCCTGCGATTGCCCTTTCTTGTACATATCTTTTCAATACTTTAGGAGTACAGCTAGATGAAATTGTTGGGGTGATGTCTGTAGACGCCTTCGTAGATGTTGCATTTTACCATAAAGTGAAGGAACTTGAAAAACTTGTAGTAGAAACAAATACTGAAATTGGTTTACTTGGAATCAAACCAACTTATCCTTCTTCAAAGTATGGTTATCTTATTCCAAAGGAACATAAAGAATATATGCAAGTAGGACGATTCGTAGAAAAACCATCGGAAGGAGAAGCGGAAGTATTAATTGATGATGGAGCGTACTGGAATAGTGGTGTATTTGCTTTTCCACTTCAATTAATTTTAAAAAAACTAGTGAGTCACAATTTTTCAACCGATTATGATCAGTTACTTAAAGAATTTTCTTCCTTACCAAAAAACAGTTTTGACTATGAAGTTGTAGAACATTTATCTAATATAGTTGCACTAACATATGACGGGTATTGGAAAGACCTTGGAACATGGAATACCTTAACAGAAGAAATGTCTCAACAAGTAATTGGAAACGGTGGTTTGAGTGAAGACAGTGTGAATACACACATTATCAATGAATTAGATTTACCAGTAAAAGTACTTGGAATTTCTAATGCTGTTGTAGCAGTGAGTGCAGATGGAATACTAGTAACTGATAAACCTGCAAGTTCTAGAATGAAAGATATGCTTCATGAAGGTTTGTTTTCAAGACCGATGTTTGAAGAACGGAGATGGGGATGGTATAGAGTGTTAGATTTCACGAAAAAGGATAATCGTGAAATCTTAACAAAACGACTTTGTATAAAAGCAGAGAAAAATTTAAGTTATCAATATCATAATAGCCGTGAGGAAATTTGGACGATAATCTCAGGGGAAGCTTTATTTATTCAAGATGGAGATATTCGAAAAATTTTACCAGGAGAAACATTACATATCCCTGTTGGATCAAAACATTCGCTGTTTGCTATAGAAGATACTGAAATTATCGAAGTTCAGATAGGTGAAGCTATAATTGAAGAAGATATTGTTCGTTTAGAATATGTTTGGGATATTATAACAGTTACTCAATAA
- the fcl gene encoding GDP-L-fucose synthase, with product MNKQSKIYVAGHRGLVGSAIVRNLKLKGYSNIIHKTSHDLDLRKQDAVQNFFETEQPEYVFLAAAKVGGILSNSTYPGQFLYDNLMIQSNVIEAAKQFGVKKLLFLGSTCIYPKMAPQPLKEDYLLTGELEPSNEAYAIAKISGIKMCNAYNKQYGTEFISVMPTNLYGPNDNFNLESSHVLPALMRKIHEAKMNKNDSVVVWGSGKPLREFLHVDDMADACVYIMESCNVEVIGEFVNIGTGKELSILELAKTLCDVIGFKGEIVFDFNKPDGTPRKLTDVTKLHGLGWKHQIELKEGVQDTYQWYLEHVAKNE from the coding sequence ATGAATAAACAGTCGAAAATATATGTAGCAGGCCACCGTGGTTTAGTAGGATCTGCAATTGTAAGAAATTTGAAATTAAAAGGTTACTCTAATATTATACATAAAACAAGCCACGATTTAGATTTACGAAAGCAGGATGCGGTTCAAAATTTTTTTGAAACAGAGCAACCTGAATATGTCTTTTTGGCAGCTGCAAAAGTTGGGGGGATTTTATCCAACTCTACTTATCCTGGACAATTTTTATATGATAATTTAATGATACAATCGAATGTAATTGAAGCAGCAAAACAATTTGGAGTAAAAAAACTATTGTTTCTTGGAAGTACGTGTATTTATCCTAAAATGGCACCACAACCATTGAAAGAAGATTACTTACTAACTGGAGAACTAGAGCCTTCTAACGAAGCATATGCAATAGCAAAAATATCTGGAATTAAAATGTGTAATGCTTATAATAAGCAATACGGTACAGAATTTATTAGTGTCATGCCAACCAATTTATATGGACCAAATGATAATTTCAACTTAGAATCCTCTCATGTGTTGCCAGCGTTGATGAGAAAAATTCATGAAGCCAAAATGAATAAAAATGATTCTGTTGTTGTTTGGGGTAGCGGTAAACCTTTGAGGGAATTTTTACATGTAGATGATATGGCAGATGCATGTGTCTATATAATGGAAAGTTGTAATGTTGAAGTTATTGGCGAATTTGTAAATATCGGAACAGGCAAAGAACTCTCGATTTTAGAACTAGCTAAAACATTATGTGATGTTATTGGATTTAAAGGGGAAATTGTTTTTGATTTTAATAAGCCCGATGGTACACCTCGGAAATTAACAGATGTAACGAAACTCCATGGATTAGGATGGAAACATCAAATAGAGTTAAAGGAAGGAGTACAAGATACATATCAATGGTATCTTGAACATGTAGCAAAAAATGAGTAA